One Bradyrhizobium zhanjiangense DNA segment encodes these proteins:
- a CDS encoding DUF6949 family protein: MTPEALNTFFSICIGFALAGALVNGYQAVAQRPAGFGLLQDGVAPKTFAAVPFLVFAAPFIIMRNTLRGMRVESRRAEFVMMATLIAGFWSMMSGTFFLMTLRAAGVLG, encoded by the coding sequence ATGACACCTGAAGCTCTCAATACCTTCTTCTCGATCTGCATCGGTTTCGCGCTCGCGGGCGCGCTCGTGAACGGATACCAGGCGGTCGCGCAGCGTCCCGCCGGCTTCGGCCTGTTACAGGACGGCGTGGCGCCGAAGACCTTCGCGGCGGTGCCGTTCCTGGTCTTCGCGGCGCCCTTCATCATCATGCGCAACACGCTGCGCGGCATGCGCGTGGAAAGCCGCCGCGCCGAGTTCGTGATGATGGCGACCCTCATCGCCGGCTTCTGGAGCATGATGAGCGGCACCTTCTTCCTGATGACGCTGCGCGCAGCCGGCGTGCTGGGCTGA
- a CDS encoding zinc-finger domain-containing protein, with the protein MSDHVVPHFHNDAGVPVIEIGSQEFMCVGANPPFDHPHVFLDLGNDNEIICPYCSTLYRFAADLKAGEARPPECVLKDKVA; encoded by the coding sequence ATGTCCGACCATGTCGTCCCGCACTTCCACAACGATGCCGGAGTTCCCGTCATCGAGATCGGCTCGCAAGAGTTCATGTGCGTGGGCGCCAACCCTCCGTTCGATCATCCGCACGTCTTCCTCGACCTCGGCAACGACAACGAGATCATCTGCCCCTATTGCTCGACGCTGTACCGCTTCGCGGCCGACCTGAAGGCGGGCGAAGCCCGTCCGCCGGAATGCGTGCTGAAGGACAAGGTGGCCTGA
- a CDS encoding acyl carrier protein, which produces MDLNVRSKMRDYVVQRLSLRGDHSPVEDDELLFTSARLDSLDAVEIIMSLEMDYGIDFARINFDLTQLDSINAICDLVDAVNA; this is translated from the coding sequence ATGGATCTGAACGTCCGCTCGAAAATGCGCGACTATGTCGTCCAGCGGCTCAGCCTGCGCGGAGATCATTCTCCGGTCGAGGACGATGAGCTCTTGTTCACCAGCGCCCGGCTCGACTCGCTGGATGCGGTCGAAATCATCATGTCGCTGGAGATGGACTACGGGATCGATTTTGCGCGGATCAATTTCGATCTGACGCAGCTGGATTCGATCAACGCCATCTGCGATCTGGTGGATGCGGTCAACGCGTGA
- a CDS encoding DUF3126 family protein, which translates to MDVKEVRKLDAYLKRVFGNPKIRVVPRPKKDDSAEVYIGEEFIGVLFVDDEDDDRSFQFQMAILEDDLVDQE; encoded by the coding sequence GTGGACGTCAAGGAAGTGAGAAAGCTCGACGCGTATCTGAAGCGCGTGTTCGGCAATCCCAAGATTCGCGTCGTGCCGCGGCCGAAGAAGGACGATTCCGCCGAGGTCTATATCGGCGAGGAATTCATCGGCGTGCTCTTCGTCGACGACGAGGACGACGACCGCTCGTTCCAGTTCCAGATGGCGATCCTCGAGGACGACCTCGTCGACCAGGAGTAG
- a CDS encoding FAD-dependent monooxygenase, producing the protein MALSRTIVIAGAGIGGLTAALALAARGFRIVVLEKAERLEEVGAGLQLSPNASRVLVELGLTERLKLRAVIPEAVSIMSARAGGELLRMPLGEAASARAGAPYWVVHRADLQSALAGAVADHPDIDLKLGATFEDVAPHAKGLTVVHRSGTIRRSDLASALIGADGIWSTVRQHLFPEVQPRFSGLIAWRGTLDATQLPKDYTARRVQLWMGPNAHLVAYPIAGGRQINVVAVLPGTWNRPGWSTPGDPHEVIEAFAAPRWPPSARMMLAPVDAWRKWALFGVPDGCPWSKGPVGLLGDAVHAMLPFAAQGAGMAIEDAAVLARHLSVEAAESTAGITAALTQYGRARQARVRRVQRTARQQGRIYHFSGPLAIARDLAIRALGPDRMLARQDWIYNWRP; encoded by the coding sequence GTGGCGCTCTCCCGAACGATTGTCATTGCCGGTGCCGGCATCGGTGGACTGACGGCCGCGCTTGCGCTCGCGGCCCGCGGCTTCCGCATCGTCGTGCTGGAGAAGGCCGAGCGCCTCGAGGAAGTCGGCGCCGGCCTGCAACTCTCCCCCAATGCCAGCCGCGTGCTGGTCGAGCTCGGTCTCACCGAACGCCTCAAGCTGCGCGCCGTGATCCCGGAAGCGGTCTCGATCATGAGCGCGCGGGCCGGCGGCGAGCTGCTGCGCATGCCGCTCGGCGAAGCAGCCTCCGCGCGCGCCGGCGCCCCCTATTGGGTGGTGCACCGCGCCGATCTGCAATCGGCGCTGGCGGGCGCTGTTGCCGACCATCCCGATATCGACCTGAAGCTGGGCGCGACCTTCGAGGACGTCGCGCCTCACGCCAAGGGGCTGACGGTGGTCCATCGCAGCGGCACGATCCGCCGCAGCGATCTCGCCAGCGCGTTGATCGGCGCCGATGGCATCTGGTCGACGGTCCGCCAGCACCTGTTCCCCGAAGTGCAGCCGCGCTTTTCCGGCCTGATCGCCTGGCGCGGCACGCTCGATGCGACGCAACTGCCGAAGGACTACACGGCGCGCCGAGTGCAGCTCTGGATGGGCCCGAACGCGCATCTCGTGGCCTATCCGATCGCAGGCGGACGCCAGATCAACGTGGTCGCGGTGCTGCCGGGCACCTGGAACAGGCCGGGCTGGAGCACGCCCGGCGATCCCCACGAGGTGATAGAGGCTTTCGCCGCGCCGCGCTGGCCGCCGTCGGCGCGGATGATGCTCGCCCCGGTCGACGCCTGGCGGAAATGGGCGCTGTTCGGGGTGCCTGACGGCTGCCCCTGGAGCAAGGGGCCAGTCGGGCTGCTCGGCGATGCCGTGCATGCGATGCTGCCGTTCGCAGCCCAAGGCGCCGGCATGGCGATCGAGGATGCCGCCGTGCTCGCGCGGCATTTGAGCGTCGAGGCGGCCGAGAGCACCGCGGGCATCACGGCTGCGCTGACGCAATATGGCCGCGCGCGCCAGGCGCGCGTGCGCCGGGTGCAGCGGACGGCGCGGCAGCAGGGCCGCATCTATCATTTCAGCGGGCCGCTCGCGATCGCGCGCGATCTTGCGATCCGCGCGCTCGGCCCGGACCGCATGCTGGCGCGGCAGGACTGGATCTACAACTGGCGGCCTTGA
- a CDS encoding gamma carbonic anhydrase family protein, translating into MAIYELDGQAPDLPADGNYFIAETATVIGRVRLKPGASVWFGAVLRGDNEWIEIGEGANVQDGSTCHTDLGFPLVIGRNCTVGHNVILHGCTIEEGALVGMGAIVMNGAKIGRNSIVGAGSVITEGKEFPERSLIIGSPARVIRTLDDAQVQKMGSAARFYVANGPRFNKGLKRIG; encoded by the coding sequence ATGGCGATCTACGAGCTCGACGGGCAGGCGCCCGACCTTCCCGCCGACGGCAATTATTTCATCGCGGAGACCGCCACCGTGATCGGCCGGGTGCGCCTGAAGCCGGGCGCGAGCGTCTGGTTCGGCGCGGTGCTGCGCGGCGACAATGAGTGGATCGAGATCGGCGAGGGCGCCAACGTGCAGGACGGCTCGACCTGCCACACCGATCTCGGCTTTCCGCTTGTCATCGGCAGGAACTGCACGGTCGGCCACAACGTCATCTTGCACGGCTGCACCATCGAGGAGGGCGCGCTCGTCGGCATGGGCGCGATCGTGATGAACGGCGCGAAGATCGGCCGCAACAGCATCGTCGGCGCCGGCTCCGTCATCACCGAGGGCAAGGAGTTCCCCGAGCGCTCGCTGATCATCGGCTCGCCGGCGCGCGTGATCCGCACGCTCGATGACGCCCAGGTCCAGAAGATGGGGAGTGCGGCGAGGTTCTACGTGGCCAACGGTCCGCGGTTCAACAAGGGCTTGAAGCGGATCGGCTGA
- a CDS encoding helix-turn-helix domain-containing protein, which yields MGMLGNSVDKYVTGRMLQTSNDRRWGHLLAERWSHEPGDLPPQLPRDTEIAILLRGSSVVDREGAGMRQRTFGRKGTVWLCPAGIREDFIRVENQMQECLHLFLPGKPFDDTMLRDLDIDPSGISIRYETIDQDMFIEHVADRILKELEQETSTGRLLIESLGRALSAHLVHTYSATAVRLRQINAGQRPLDAKRLSRVTEFIDASVEREFTVKDLASVACMSPAHFSRSFKAATGSAPHEYVSRQRLDLAKRLLSTSDRPLVDIAYAAGFSSQANFNRAFRKAVGTTPSLYRAQKGRD from the coding sequence ATGGGTATGCTCGGCAATTCTGTCGATAAATATGTTACCGGCAGAATGCTTCAGACGTCCAACGACCGGCGGTGGGGACACCTTTTGGCCGAGCGATGGAGCCATGAGCCAGGCGATCTTCCGCCGCAATTGCCGCGCGACACCGAGATTGCAATCCTGCTACGAGGCAGCTCGGTCGTCGATCGCGAAGGCGCAGGCATGCGGCAGCGCACCTTCGGCCGAAAGGGCACCGTCTGGCTCTGCCCGGCCGGCATCCGCGAAGACTTCATCCGTGTCGAGAACCAGATGCAGGAATGCCTGCATCTCTTTCTCCCCGGCAAGCCGTTCGACGACACCATGCTCCGGGATCTGGACATCGATCCCTCGGGTATCTCGATCCGCTACGAGACCATCGATCAGGACATGTTCATCGAGCACGTTGCTGACCGGATCCTGAAGGAGCTCGAACAGGAGACCTCCACCGGCCGGCTCCTGATCGAAAGTCTCGGGCGCGCGTTGTCAGCCCATCTCGTGCATACCTACTCGGCAACTGCAGTCAGGCTCCGGCAAATCAACGCCGGTCAGCGGCCACTCGACGCCAAGCGGCTGTCGCGCGTGACGGAGTTCATCGATGCATCCGTCGAGCGCGAGTTCACGGTCAAGGATTTGGCATCGGTGGCGTGCATGAGCCCGGCGCATTTCTCTCGCAGCTTCAAGGCGGCGACAGGTAGCGCGCCGCATGAATATGTCAGCCGGCAGCGTCTCGATCTGGCCAAGCGGCTGCTGTCCACCAGCGATCGCCCGCTGGTCGACATCGCCTATGCCGCGGGATTTTCATCGCAGGCCAATTTCAACCGCGCCTTCCGCAAGGCGGTCGGGACGACGCCGAGCCTGTATCGGGCGCAGAAGGGCCGGGACTGA
- a CDS encoding ferredoxin family protein encodes MTYVVTDNCRGCRYTECVTVCPVECFHVDDTMTYIDPENCIDCGGCAPACPVGAIEPDYRLAADKKYWIDVNRKRATETPVISARLPALPGADERRQALGR; translated from the coding sequence ATGACATATGTGGTCACCGACAATTGCCGCGGCTGCCGATACACCGAATGCGTTACCGTCTGTCCCGTGGAGTGTTTCCACGTCGACGACACCATGACCTACATCGATCCGGAAAACTGCATCGATTGCGGTGGCTGCGCGCCGGCATGCCCGGTCGGCGCGATCGAGCCCGACTATCGCCTCGCCGCGGACAAGAAGTACTGGATCGACGTCAACCGCAAGCGCGCGACTGAAACTCCCGTCATCAGTGCGCGCCTGCCGGCTCTGCCGGGGGCCGATGAACGCAGGCAGGCGCTGGGCCGATGA
- a CDS encoding phosphatase PAP2 family protein yields the protein MSIGYLAATANFPMQDTNLLAMDRALGLDFRAYLALVNRPGLIDALAVTYDSIRWQLVLIVVVVPLLGHYRRAAEFSLGFGLTLAITSLISTLFPATGVYETVGLHSADHPNFEPSVYNATLRELPLVRDGTVKLLDAFQLGPLLTFPSFHAVSAVLYMWVLWPIRWVRGIDVLWNAVMLAATPIGGGHYFVDVFAGVVLAIASIWVIKGIGARLAPEQDRERVISQISTVDPLAMVEPDGDLSPQSS from the coding sequence GTGTCGATCGGCTATCTCGCGGCGACAGCCAACTTTCCAATGCAGGACACGAATCTGCTGGCCATGGATCGGGCGCTCGGCCTGGATTTTCGTGCTTATCTGGCGTTGGTCAACCGGCCGGGTCTGATCGATGCTCTTGCAGTGACCTACGACTCCATTCGATGGCAACTGGTTCTGATCGTGGTTGTCGTTCCACTGCTCGGTCATTACAGGCGCGCTGCGGAGTTCTCGCTCGGATTTGGCCTGACGTTGGCTATCACGAGCCTCATCTCCACGCTGTTCCCAGCGACCGGCGTCTATGAAACCGTAGGACTACACTCAGCGGACCATCCCAATTTCGAGCCCTCCGTCTACAACGCGACGCTGCGCGAGCTCCCCCTGGTGCGCGACGGCACAGTGAAGCTGCTCGATGCGTTTCAACTGGGGCCGCTTCTGACCTTTCCAAGCTTTCACGCGGTCTCGGCAGTCTTGTACATGTGGGTGCTCTGGCCGATCCGCTGGGTCCGGGGCATCGACGTGCTATGGAACGCGGTCATGCTGGCCGCGACCCCGATCGGAGGGGGACACTATTTTGTCGACGTGTTCGCCGGGGTGGTCCTCGCCATCGCATCGATCTGGGTCATCAAAGGCATCGGCGCACGTCTTGCGCCCGAGCAGGATCGGGAGAGAGTCATCTCGCAGATCTCCACCGTCGACCCATTGGCGATGGTCGAGCCCGACGGAGATCTGAGCCCGCAATCGTCGTAG
- the cysE gene encoding serine O-acetyltransferase encodes MAVHQVNPGGKLASLDPIWDRIRSEAEDIVHREPELATFIYSTVLHHSRLENSVIHRLADRLDHSALSGDLVRQTYDEALRDDPDLGNAFRADLVAVYDRDPATSRFIDPLLYFKGFHAIQTHRLAHWLYLKGRKDFAYYLQSRSSAVFQTDINPAARIGRGIFLDHATGFVCGETAVIEDDVSILHGVTLGGTGKENEDRHPKIRHGVLIGAGAKILGNIEIGHCARIAAGSVVVKPVPHNVTVAGVPAKIVGEAGCAEPSRTMDQMINAMGL; translated from the coding sequence ATGGCAGTGCATCAGGTCAATCCGGGAGGAAAGCTCGCATCGCTCGATCCGATCTGGGACCGGATCCGGAGCGAGGCGGAGGACATCGTCCATCGCGAGCCCGAGCTTGCGACCTTCATTTATTCGACGGTGCTGCATCACAGCCGCCTCGAAAATTCCGTGATTCACCGTCTCGCCGACCGGCTCGATCACTCCGCGCTGTCGGGCGATCTCGTGCGCCAGACCTATGACGAGGCGCTGCGCGACGATCCCGATCTCGGCAACGCCTTTCGCGCCGATCTCGTCGCCGTCTACGACCGCGATCCCGCGACCTCGCGCTTCATCGATCCCTTGCTCTACTTCAAGGGCTTTCATGCGATCCAGACCCATCGCTTGGCACACTGGCTCTATCTGAAGGGCCGCAAGGATTTCGCGTATTACCTCCAGAGCCGTTCGTCCGCGGTGTTCCAGACCGACATCAACCCCGCCGCGCGCATCGGCCGCGGCATCTTCCTCGACCACGCCACCGGCTTCGTCTGCGGTGAGACGGCGGTGATCGAGGACGACGTCTCGATCCTGCACGGCGTCACGCTCGGCGGCACCGGCAAGGAGAACGAGGACCGTCATCCGAAGATCCGCCATGGCGTGCTGATCGGCGCCGGCGCAAAGATACTCGGCAACATCGAGATCGGCCATTGCGCGCGCATTGCCGCCGGCTCGGTCGTGGTCAAGCCGGTGCCGCACAACGTCACGGTTGCGGGCGTGCCCGCCAAGATCGTCGGCGAAGCCGGCTGCGCCGAGCCGTCGCGCACCATGGATCAGATGATCAACGCGATGGGGCTTTGA
- a CDS encoding alpha/beta fold hydrolase, translated as MPSFHNGAVEIAYLDEGEGDPIILLHGFASSKNVNWVYPTWVSELRKNGRRVVALDNRGHGESAKLYEPAQYSIPVMAGDVLALMDHLAIPQADIMGYSMGGRMAAWLALNEPQRLRSAILGGIGIGGLIEGTGPGENVAKALEAPSFDDVTDPVGRTFRAFADQTRSDRRALAACLRGTRELMTRAQAARIEVPVLIAVGTADDVAGSAGALGAIIPGAQVLDIPGRDHMRAVGDKVYKTGVLDFLSRRS; from the coding sequence ATGCCGAGCTTCCACAACGGCGCCGTTGAAATTGCCTATCTCGACGAAGGCGAGGGCGACCCGATCATTCTCCTGCACGGCTTTGCCTCGAGCAAGAACGTGAACTGGGTCTATCCGACCTGGGTCTCGGAACTGCGCAAGAACGGCCGCCGTGTTGTCGCGCTCGACAATCGCGGCCACGGCGAGAGTGCGAAGCTCTACGAGCCTGCGCAGTACTCGATTCCGGTCATGGCCGGCGACGTGCTGGCGCTGATGGATCATCTCGCCATCCCGCAGGCCGACATCATGGGCTATTCGATGGGCGGACGGATGGCGGCGTGGCTCGCGCTCAACGAGCCGCAGCGCCTGCGCTCGGCGATCCTCGGCGGCATCGGCATCGGCGGCCTGATCGAGGGCACCGGTCCCGGCGAGAACGTCGCGAAGGCGCTGGAGGCGCCCTCGTTCGACGACGTCACCGATCCCGTGGGTCGCACCTTCCGCGCCTTTGCCGATCAGACCCGCTCGGACCGCCGGGCGCTCGCCGCCTGCTTGCGCGGCACGCGCGAGCTCATGACGAGAGCGCAGGCCGCACGCATCGAGGTGCCCGTGCTGATTGCGGTCGGCACCGCCGACGACGTCGCGGGCTCTGCCGGCGCACTCGGCGCGATCATCCCGGGCGCGCAAGTGCTCGATATTCCCGGCCGCGATCACATGCGGGCGGTCGGCGACAAGGTCTACAAGACCGGCGTGCTCGATTTCCTCTCACGCCGTAGCTGA
- a CDS encoding twin-arginine translocation pathway signal: protein MAASFSSSLRSCSVLLAAGALLSGCAGMSETVAPAFADPGKYELYDCKQLETERKALANRTADLQKLMDKAQTGAGGAVVSELAYRNDYIAARGQAQLADEAWRRNRCRETPPGPTPPAAPPSSAAAAKPASKSGKAIR, encoded by the coding sequence ATGGCTGCTTCGTTTTCCTCTTCCCTGCGCTCCTGCAGCGTGCTGCTCGCGGCCGGTGCTTTGCTGTCCGGCTGCGCCGGCATGAGTGAGACGGTCGCGCCGGCCTTCGCCGATCCCGGCAAATACGAATTGTATGACTGCAAGCAGCTCGAGACCGAGCGCAAGGCGCTCGCGAACCGCACTGCCGATTTGCAGAAGCTGATGGACAAGGCCCAGACCGGCGCTGGTGGCGCGGTGGTGTCCGAGCTTGCCTATCGCAACGACTACATCGCGGCGCGGGGCCAGGCGCAACTTGCCGATGAGGCCTGGCGCCGCAACAGGTGCCGGGAAACACCGCCCGGGCCGACACCGCCCGCCGCGCCGCCGTCATCCGCGGCCGCTGCCAAGCCGGCGTCGAAATCCGGAAAAGCGATCCGCTGA
- a CDS encoding FAD-dependent oxidoreductase: MTGSAANEVRIAVVGSGPSGFYTTEALLRSGAPVTVDMFERLPVPYGLVRFGVAPDHPKLKQVTTAFDRIAAMPGFRFIGGVTIGDDLTIDELREAYDAVVLATGAELSRALDIPGEALPGSHTAGDFVAWYNGHPQFADLWFDLRHETAIVIGHGNVALDVARILAKTADELRRTDIARHALDVLAESRIREIHVVGRGGPAQARFTAKELRDFLELGACDTCVDVRNVTSEEFEPRRPNDPELTEKLSLLRAFSRTAVTKPRRCVFRFGLSPVALRGRGRLEAIAFKQGSGAIEDIACGLSLSSVGRKTTPVAGVPYDAHRGVHANVDGRVAVDGSVIEGLYVCGWSKRGPNGTIGTNRGCGIATAEVVLADIAHRRPRSDTPDALLARLTGRVARIVSYPDWGTIDAAEKRRGAALGKPREKFVTIPEMLAAVDA; the protein is encoded by the coding sequence ATGACGGGGTCTGCTGCAAACGAAGTTCGCATCGCCGTCGTCGGCAGCGGACCGAGTGGCTTCTACACCACCGAGGCCCTGTTGCGCTCGGGCGCGCCCGTGACTGTCGACATGTTCGAACGGCTCCCCGTGCCGTACGGCCTGGTACGGTTCGGCGTTGCCCCCGACCACCCGAAGCTCAAGCAGGTCACAACGGCCTTCGACCGCATCGCCGCCATGCCCGGGTTTCGCTTCATCGGCGGCGTCACGATCGGAGACGACCTCACGATCGACGAGCTGCGCGAGGCCTATGACGCCGTTGTGCTCGCGACAGGCGCGGAACTGAGCCGGGCGCTCGACATCCCCGGCGAAGCACTGCCGGGCAGCCACACGGCGGGCGATTTCGTCGCGTGGTACAACGGGCATCCGCAGTTTGCGGATCTGTGGTTCGATCTTCGGCATGAGACCGCGATCGTCATCGGCCATGGCAACGTCGCTCTCGACGTGGCGCGCATCCTCGCCAAGACCGCGGACGAGCTGCGCCGGACCGACATCGCGCGCCACGCGCTCGACGTCCTGGCAGAGAGCCGGATCCGCGAAATCCACGTCGTCGGCCGCGGCGGACCGGCGCAGGCCAGGTTCACCGCAAAGGAATTACGTGACTTTCTCGAACTCGGCGCATGCGACACATGCGTCGACGTGCGCAACGTCACCTCCGAAGAATTCGAGCCGCGACGTCCCAACGATCCGGAGCTGACCGAAAAATTGTCGTTGCTGCGCGCGTTCTCGCGGACGGCCGTGACGAAGCCACGGCGCTGCGTTTTTCGCTTTGGTCTGTCTCCTGTCGCGCTCCGAGGACGGGGCCGCCTAGAGGCCATCGCGTTCAAGCAAGGATCGGGCGCTATCGAGGACATCGCATGCGGCCTCTCGCTCAGCAGCGTCGGCCGGAAGACCACGCCTGTGGCCGGGGTTCCCTATGACGCGCATCGCGGCGTGCATGCGAACGTCGACGGACGTGTCGCAGTCGATGGTTCGGTGATCGAGGGCCTCTATGTCTGCGGATGGAGCAAGCGCGGACCGAACGGCACGATCGGCACCAATCGCGGCTGCGGGATTGCCACCGCAGAGGTCGTCCTGGCGGATATCGCCCATCGACGGCCGCGCTCGGATACGCCTGACGCACTGCTTGCGCGCCTGACCGGCCGCGTCGCACGCATCGTGAGCTATCCGGATTGGGGCACGATCGACGCGGCCGAGAAACGCCGGGGGGCCGCGCTCGGCAAGCCCCGGGAGAAGTTTGTCACGATCCCCGAGATGCTCGCCGCGGTGGATGCGTGA
- a CDS encoding PAS-domain containing protein yields MDATALGSGFGAGTKFLKKVVRFVRGADTLTVVEKVYSVAGFLAIVTTFLLVMSIQSVRLQTTYRQMHASSAAAAINVGRIKALIYAIVMESRGIYMTADHGKMKQFADGLLRRNRELAEAVKSMEKDVGDDDAELFASFRQRITQFIDFRQELVRRGVEISSAAAREWGDNDANRTVRSKLNSGIEALERIYHQRAREADELANENRYAAAYLFALGLAALILAGLNVIVMRRSVVGALAEITQATDRIAQGDVKSEVPHLRRHDEIGHLARAVQNFRDAVARIFELEELELGTAQARDAAMTERDKFNDKYQAKKWQLSAAINSMPQGLIMLDGKANVVAMNANYRRIYNLPETIQPGSTLEEILQHRVKSGLFSGDVTKYVGAVRDRIARREPTAYEISLNDGRIIKIYERPMDGGGWVSVQEDVTEQRQRQRILERMERFLATIIENVAEGIIAKDACNLRYVFVNKAAEKMIGMSRGEIIGKTARELFSVEAAELIERRDQQLLGRSSSSSRSSIPSTIPRAAAV; encoded by the coding sequence ATGGACGCGACGGCGCTGGGATCCGGCTTCGGAGCCGGAACCAAATTTCTGAAGAAAGTCGTTCGTTTTGTTCGCGGCGCCGACACGCTGACGGTCGTGGAGAAGGTTTACAGCGTCGCCGGCTTCCTGGCGATCGTCACCACCTTCCTGCTCGTGATGTCGATCCAGTCGGTGCGCTTGCAGACGACCTATCGTCAGATGCATGCGTCCTCGGCTGCGGCGGCGATCAACGTCGGTCGCATCAAAGCGCTGATCTATGCGATCGTCATGGAGTCGCGCGGCATCTACATGACGGCCGATCACGGCAAGATGAAGCAGTTCGCGGACGGCCTCTTGCGTCGCAACCGTGAGCTGGCCGAGGCCGTGAAGAGCATGGAGAAGGACGTCGGCGACGACGATGCCGAACTGTTCGCGAGTTTCCGGCAGCGGATCACGCAGTTCATCGACTTCCGTCAGGAGCTGGTGCGGCGCGGAGTGGAGATCAGCTCGGCCGCGGCGCGCGAATGGGGCGACAACGACGCCAACCGGACAGTGCGCAGTAAGCTCAACAGCGGTATCGAGGCGCTCGAGCGCATCTACCATCAGCGCGCTCGCGAGGCGGACGAGCTCGCCAACGAGAACCGCTATGCTGCCGCCTATCTGTTCGCGCTCGGGCTGGCGGCGCTCATCCTTGCGGGACTGAACGTCATCGTCATGCGGCGATCAGTGGTCGGCGCGCTGGCCGAGATCACGCAGGCGACTGACCGGATCGCGCAGGGCGACGTCAAGAGCGAAGTGCCGCATCTGCGCCGTCACGACGAGATCGGGCATCTTGCGCGCGCGGTGCAGAATTTCCGCGACGCGGTGGCGCGCATCTTCGAGCTCGAGGAGCTCGAGCTCGGCACCGCCCAGGCGCGCGACGCGGCCATGACCGAGCGCGACAAGTTCAACGACAAGTACCAGGCCAAGAAGTGGCAGCTCTCCGCCGCGATCAACAGCATGCCGCAGGGCCTGATCATGCTGGACGGCAAAGCCAACGTGGTGGCGATGAACGCCAACTACCGGCGGATCTACAATCTGCCTGAGACGATCCAGCCCGGATCGACGCTCGAGGAAATCCTCCAGCACCGAGTCAAGAGCGGACTGTTCAGCGGCGACGTCACGAAATATGTCGGGGCGGTGCGCGACCGGATCGCCAGGCGGGAGCCGACGGCCTACGAGATCTCCCTCAACGACGGCCGCATCATCAAGATCTACGAGCGGCCGATGGACGGCGGCGGTTGGGTGTCGGTGCAGGAGGACGTCACCGAGCAGCGCCAGCGCCAGCGTATCCTGGAGCGGATGGAGCGCTTCCTCGCGACCATCATCGAGAACGTGGCCGAGGGCATCATCGCCAAGGACGCGTGCAATCTGCGCTACGTCTTCGTCAACAAAGCCGCCGAGAAGATGATCGGCATGTCGCGTGGCGAGATCATCGGCAAGACGGCGCGGGAATTGTTCTCCGTGGAGGCGGCCGAACTGATCGAGCGGCGCGACCAGCAGCTGCTGGGCAGAAGCAGCAGCTCGAGCCGATCGTCGATACCATCGACAATCCCGCGCGCGGCCGCCGTGTGA
- a CDS encoding aspartate/glutamate racemase family protein, whose protein sequence is MRLHVVNPNTTASMTAKIAAAARSIALPGTVIDARQPAMGPVSIEGFYDEAFAVPGMLGCIREADRDGADAHIIACFDDTGLDAARAAAKAPVVGIGEAGFHMASLIAARFAVVTTLGVSIVPIEHNLRKYGLAERCAGVRAAEVPVLALEERNADAIGKISAEISAAIRDDRAEAIVLGCAGMADLASELAATYGLPVVDGVAAAVTLAESVVRLGLTTSRLGPYARPRSKTYSGTFSPFQP, encoded by the coding sequence ATGCGCCTTCACGTCGTCAATCCCAACACCACCGCGTCGATGACCGCAAAGATCGCCGCTGCGGCGCGCAGCATCGCCCTGCCCGGCACCGTGATCGATGCGCGCCAGCCGGCGATGGGCCCGGTCTCGATCGAGGGTTTTTACGACGAGGCCTTCGCCGTGCCCGGCATGCTCGGCTGCATCCGCGAGGCTGATCGCGACGGCGCGGATGCGCACATCATCGCCTGCTTCGACGACACCGGCCTCGACGCAGCGCGTGCCGCCGCCAAGGCACCGGTGGTCGGCATCGGCGAAGCCGGCTTCCACATGGCGAGCCTGATCGCGGCGCGTTTTGCCGTGGTGACGACCCTCGGTGTCTCCATCGTGCCGATCGAACACAACTTGCGGAAATACGGCCTCGCCGAGCGCTGCGCCGGCGTCCGCGCCGCCGAGGTCCCCGTGCTCGCACTGGAGGAGCGCAACGCCGACGCCATCGGCAAGATCTCCGCCGAGATCTCGGCCGCGATCCGCGACGACCGCGCGGAGGCGATCGTGCTCGGCTGCGCCGGCATGGCCGATCTCGCCAGCGAGCTCGCCGCCACGTACGGCCTGCCCGTCGTCGACGGCGTCGCCGCCGCCGTGACGCTGGCGGAATCAGTAGTGCGGCTGGGACTGACGACGTCCCGCCTCGGCCCCTATGCGAGGCCTCGGTCGAAGACCTATTCCGGGACGTTTTCGCCGTTTCAGCCCTGA